ggacagccagggctatacagagaaaccctgtctcgaaaaacctaaaaaaaaaaaaaaaaaacctcatgtcATTTTCAGGAAAGTAGAAGGAACCAGAGATCATCATGTCAACCAAAATAAGCCAGGCTCAAAAGACACAAAAGACAAATATCGCATGTATTCTCTCAACCTTAGTATCTagattctcacacacacacacacacacacacacacacacacacacacacagagacagagacacagagagacagagagagacagagagaagagggaggcagaggatggagagCAGGGGGTTCGTGAAATGAGAAGGAagacttacttttctattgctgtgataaaacacaaaacaaaagtgaACTGTGGAGATATCTTAATTTCTGAATGTCAGCGAGATATGACAGGTGATAAACATCTGCTTTCCCAAACACATTAAATGCTTACATCTAGAAAAACCCCAAAACGTCCTTTGGAGGGTCAACATCACGATGCAGATTTAACTCCAAGTCCCAGTGAAAAATTGCTCTTAATACCAAGCTACCTGTATTTTTACCCCTTTAGTTCTACAACCATTTTACTAAAGAAGATGCTGAGGTCCAATGACAGGAAAATGATATGTCCAAGATTCCTCAGAGAGATAGAGGCTGGACCTGGTCAGTGTCTGCCTCCGAATTTGGTGGTTTTATCCATTAGACGAGCTATCCCATTTAAAACCACATTTGCTTTCGTCACCTTTAACCTTGACCTGGACAGCATCCAACACACAGCAGGCTCTGGTCCCATGCGGTGGAAatcccttctttctgctttctgcttctcctttctcacctctcaatctttctttctttcctcctgtcttcccctcAATCTCATGGCCCAGACACTTCCTCCTTGGCCAAGTTCCCTTCTTGAAAAGGGCGATCccgggctgggaaggagctcagTGGATGGAGAGCTTACCCAGCAAGCTTGAGGCCCTGGATTTTATCCTCTGCACAGCATCAACTGGATGTGTCTGTGaacacttgtaatcccaatactcagaaaGTGGAGCAGGTAGATAGGAACTCGAGGTCTTCCTTGGCTGTGTTGTAGCTTTAGGAGATACTGctccagaaggaagaaaggaaggaaggaaggaaggaaggaaggaaggaaggaaggaaggaaggaagaaaagaaagaaggaagaaggaggaaggaagaaaagcaagcaagctaggGAGATcacttaatggttaagagcattttctgctcttgcacaggaaggagttcccagcattcatatcaggtggctcacattCCCTtgcaacttcagctccagaggaccccTGTACTCTactctggcttcttcaggcatctgcacacacacacagagacatacattaGAAAGtatttaagggctggtgagatggctcagtgggtaagagcacccgactgctcttccgaaggtccggagttcaaatcccagcaaccacatggtggctcataaccatctgtaacaagatctgacgccctcttctggagtgtctgaagacagctacagtatacttacatataataaataaataaatctttaaaaaaaaaaaaagaaagtatttaaactGTAAAGAATAAAAGGACAATTCTTTGAAGACTGCTTCCattcttggtccccagtttgAACTGGCTCTGAGGCTACCTGGCTCTTGCACCTCTGATCCTTACCAACAGAACTTTGAGGTGTTCAAAGggccacccccaaccccttaTAGCTGCCTGTAATTAATTCCAGCTGCCTGTGGCCAGCTGGAAGTCCTgcaatgctccccccccccaggggagACCATAAAAGATAACTTTGGTGGACAGGAATCAGTAAACTGGGACAACAGCAACAGCTGAGTTCAAGGGTCAATGTCTGGGAGTAATTGGGAAAGTTTTGCGCTGACAGCTATGTGCCTGGATTTGAAAAGTGTTGCCAAACAAGCCCCTGGGCTAATTCAGGCTAATGGCTGGCTGGCCCAATATACAGCAACAGCTGAGTTGTGATAGCTGGCgcgcagggtggggtgggggtggggggtccctGGAGGCCCAGACTGAGCCTTTGGGGCTTCCCAGTAAAATGTGACCTTAGCCAAGTCactcaggaaaggaaaaaagagaactgGCCTCTGTGAAGTTAAGTGTAGTCTCTTTCCACGAAGGAGATTCCTCCAGAGCAGGAGGAGAACAAGGTCCTAACAGTGCATGAGAAAACAACTGTCGACTCCAAGGCTGTAAAGCTGGGGAAGGTAGATTTGGGAACAGAACTTTTCAGTTCGAGTCTTGGGGTCTCTCCATGAGCTTTAGCAGCCTCCTCCTCTATAAAATAGGTGATGGTGATAATATGCTAATAGACTTGCTTGCCTTGGGCTGAGGTTCCACCCCAAAGCAGCAGCGGCAGTAGCCGCTgccagctgctgctgccaccaccgccaccacaaTAACTCACCTCAAACACTAAGGAGCGCATTGGAAGGTCTAGTATCTCCCTTTGCTCTAGCAACCTGGCTAGCCATTTTCCTGGAAATGTAGTCAACTTACTTTTTGCACTCCAATATAAATAGAAATATCCAATATTTGTGGGTAAAGGACTCAGAGTTTACATTGAAGGGGGTTATTTAGACTTTAACTCCTCCCTACCCTGCTTCTCAGaccttctccctttctcagtAGAGCCAGGCCCCTCTCCTATCCGGATTTTGGCAGACATCAGTGGGTGTTCCCTGGGAAAAGAAAGTGGGGCGGGCGCAGCTCTTGACGCCGCTTCCCCCAAACTCCCCTGCCTCAGATACCCAGGCATCGGAGGCCTTAGGAGCTCCCAACCGCCTCCTTCTTCCCCAGGTCTGGGACAGCAGCTGGTCCCCACCCCTCCGGTGCGAGAAGGAGTGAGCGACTGGAATCCTTCGACTGATGCTGGGAGACTTGAGCTAGTCCGGGGCGGGAAGTGGATCGCGGTTCACGGGGTACAGGGGGAGCTGTCCAACCCCGAAGCCCAAGCTGGAAGCGAGAGTGGGCCAGGGCGCTCCGGGCCGAGAGAGGCGCGGGTGCGGCAGTGACTCCCCCTGCAGCCCGCCCCCCACGTGGCCGCCGCCGTGCCAGCCCCTCCGAGGAAGCGGCGCAGCTTCCTGCGGCTCGGGCCGGGGATATAGGCGCCCCCGCCCGGGCCAGCTCAGCTCCGCTGCCCCTCCTCGCCATCTCGTCCAAGGCGTGATGGCCCCACTCCGGGTAGAGCGCGCCCCGGGTGGATCTCGGCTCGGTGTGACCCGCGCCCAGCGGCCGGCAGCGTTGTGCCTCCCTCCTctgttgatgctgctgctgctgctgctgctgctgggcggTGAGCGCCGCGTCGGGCCCGGGTGGGAGATGTGGGAGGTCCGCGAAGGGAAGGGGCCTGGGCCATCGAGGCCAGCACCGGACCACCCTGCGAGCACCAACCGACGTGCGGAGCAGCTCTGAATTGCAGATGGGTCCTGAACACATCTCTGAGTTGGCACAGGCCGGCTACTTCCCACGTATGCTGCTTCCTACTTAAAAGCTGGGGTGCCTGCCCAGACCCGACGGAGAGATCTTAGGAGGTTCAGGACTGATAAAGAGGGAGGGGGCTTGGGACCAGGGTGTGATTGGGACACAGCTGGTACCAGCCGCTCCCTTCCCTCATTAGGATAATCCCATGGGGGAGGTGGGAAAATTATTCCTCTTTATGTTCCAAAGCAGTGCTGACTTCCCAGGGCCTTGGTCACCACCCATAAACCGGCACCACTGTTCAGACCTCTCCCTACATCATCCCAGCCTTCCCGTTCATTTCTTTATACAGCTGTCTCAACCTCTCCGGAGTCCCTGAACCAATCTTTCCCAGAGAACCTGAATCTATCTTCTCCGGAGTCCCTGAATCAATCTCATCCCACTGAGGACAGCCTTGTGTCAAAAGGTGAGTGCCTAAGCCTGTGGGAGAATGACCTAGAAGGATAAACCCAGCCCAGGGGAGGAGTCCTTTCACAAGACAACTGGAGGACCAAATGATGCCCTCTAACCTCCCTGGTGTCTCTTGGGGTTCCTATGGTCTTTCTCCTATCACAGACCAGTGTCTTGCCCCAGTTAGGTAAGAAGGGCAAGACTGGGTGTATGTGGATGTGCCTTCGGGCTAGGAAAGGAAATACTATGCACATGATTGCCATTTCAGGATCCCTGAGCCCCTGAGTCCTGAGAGAGAACGCTCCCCTCCCTCCAGTCACAAGTGTCCAACtagggaacttttcagagggatTCCCTTCTCCGAAGGCAGAGGACTGTACTTGGGAAATACCTGGATCAGAAGGCTTGGAGGGAGGCCAGGGGTGTGGTCATTGTGAAGCTTATGTCCCCACAGGGAAGATGGAAGACTACGAAACAAATGTCCTACCTTGCTGGTATTATTACAAGAGTGGCATGGACTCTGTCAAGGACTGGTGCAACTGGACTTTGATTAGCAGGTAGGGGCAGTGTAGAAGGATGGCTCAGGCCAGCAGTTGGACCTGTTCCTCATGGGCAGGGACATCCTTCTCCCTGTGCCCATCCGTTCGTTCCCTCACTCAAATCCCCTACTGCTCCCCAGGTATTACAGCAACCTGCAGTACTGCTTGGAGTACGAGGCAGACAAGTTTGGGT
This sequence is a window from Mus pahari chromosome 14, PAHARI_EIJ_v1.1, whole genome shotgun sequence. Protein-coding genes within it:
- the Ramp2 gene encoding receptor activity-modifying protein 2, encoding MAPLRVERAPGGSRLGVTRAQRPAALCLPPLLMLLLLLLLLGAVSTSPESLNQSFPENLNLSSPESLNQSHPTEDSLVSKGKMEDYETNVLPCWYYYKSGMDSVKDWCNWTLISRYYSNLQYCLEYEADKFGLGFPNPLAESIILEAHTIHFANCSLVQPTFSDPPEDVLLAMIIAPICLIPFLVTLVVWRSKDSDAQA